In the Helianthus annuus cultivar XRQ/B chromosome 11, HanXRQr2.0-SUNRISE, whole genome shotgun sequence genome, one interval contains:
- the LOC110889985 gene encoding xyloglucan endotransglucosylase/hydrolase 2-like, translating into MAQSDYYSNSKASAIVLAISCLIVAASAGSFYDEMDLTFGGERAKILNGGQDLSLSLDQYSGSGFQSKNEYLFGRFDMQLKLVSGNSAGTVTTFYLSSQGAGHDEIDFEFLGNSTGNPYTIHTNVYSQGKGDKEQQFHLWFDPTTAFHTYTIVWNAQRIIFLIDNIPVRVFSNHEAAGVPFPKSQPMRVYASLWNADDWATQGGRVKTDWTKAPFTASYRKFNANANKVSPNSKSTSAENENQAWSTQGLDAAGRNRIRWVQNKHMIYNYCNDYSRFPNGLPVECTRSRFL; encoded by the exons ATGGCACAATCAGATTATTATTCAAACTCTAAAGCTTCTGCAATCGTCCTAGCAATTTCTTGTCTAATAGTAGCCGCATCCGCAGGCAGCTTTTATGATGAAATGGACCTCACTTTTGGTGGTGAACGTGCTAAAATTCTCAATGGTGGCCAGGATCTCTCCCTTTCACTCGATCAGTACTCCGGCTCTGGCTTCCAGTCCAAGAACGAGTATCTCTTTGGGAGATTCGACATGCAACTCAAACTCGTATCTGGCAACTCTGCTGGCACTGTCACCACATTCTAT TTGTCATCACAAGGCGCAGGACATGACGAGATAGACTTTGAATTTTTGGGCAACTCGACAGGAAACCCTTACACAATCCACACCAATGTGTATTCACAAGGCAAAGGAGATAAAGAGCAGCAGTTCCACTTATGGTTCGACCCTACCACAGCCTTCCACACATACACCATTGTGTGGAATGCCCAAAGAATCAT TTTCTTGATAGATAACATACCAGTAAGGGTGTTCAGTAACCATGAGGCTGCTGGGGTCCCCTTTCCCAAGAGCCAACCAATGAGGGTGTATGCCAGTTTGTGGAATGCTGATGACTGGGCAACCCAGGGTGGGCGTGTGAAGACCGACTGGACTAAGGCACCTTTCACTGCTTCATATCGGAAATTCAACGCCAATGCCAACAAAGTGAGCCCCAATTCAAAGTCAACAAGTGCGGAAAATGAAAACCAAGCATGGAGTACACAAGGACTCGATGCAGCAGGACGAAACCGGATTAGATGGGTGCAAAACAAGCACATGATCTACAACTACTGCAATGACTACAGTCGGTTTCCCAATGGTCTTCCTGTTGAGTGCACACGGTCCAGATTCCTCTAA